A single window of Salvia splendens isolate huo1 chromosome 8, SspV2, whole genome shotgun sequence DNA harbors:
- the LOC121743732 gene encoding CEN-like protein 2 — MSSSTPLIIGRVIGDVVDNFSATVKMSVTYNSNKHVYNGHELFPSIVTPKPRVEVHGGDMRSFFTLIMTDPDVPGPSDPYLREHLHWIVTDIPGTTDASFGKEVVSYEMPRPNIGIHRFVFLLFKQKKRDGIKAPICRDRFNTRKFAEDNDLGLPVAAVFFNCQRETAARRR, encoded by the exons ATGTCTTCATCGACGCCGCTGATAATCGGAAGAGTGATAGGAGATGTGGTGGATAACTTCTCGGCCACGGTGAAAATGTCGGTGACGTATAACTCCAACAAGCATGTGTACAATGGCCATGAGCTCTTCCCCTCCATAGTCACCCCCAAACCCAGGGTTGAGGTTCATGGTGGTGACATGAGATCATTCTTCACCTTG ATCATGACAGACCCTGATGTTCCTGGTCCTAGTGATCCATATCTAAGGGAACACCTGCACTG GATAGTCACAGATATTCCAGGCACCACTGATGCTTCATTTG GAAAAGAAGTAGTGAGCTACGAGATGCCTCGTCCAAACATAGGAATCCACAGGTTTGTGTTCTTGCTGTTCAAACAGAAGAAGAGAGACGGGATTAAGGCACCGATTTGCAGAGATCGATTTAATACGAGGAAGTTTGCTGAGGATAACGATCTCGGGCTTCCGGTTGCTGCTGTTTTCTTCAACTGCCAGCGTGAAACTGCTGCAAGAAGGCGTTGA
- the LOC121744621 gene encoding protein ADP-ribosyltransferase PARP3-like — translation MVISIPIHGTTHPIQARGTTRNSCHEAWNLHLSISESCQTAAHLLPNEEKHAVELVSEVHETRSDACSSDDQERVATRKHKAEAKASEGGSEHWAKRAKTETEERAKDVKKANTETDKRADDANKANTEAEERAEDVKKAKAKGMEQAEDVEMEESKNNKGEENENEKSTEEIIAEFENICKAMSEHLSLRQMREILEANGEVNDAVVPGCQDVLFCGTSDNCPACGGTLKMS, via the exons ATGGTAATTAGTATCCCTATACATG GTACAACTCATCCAATCCAAGCGCGGGGAACAACACGCAACTCTTGTCACGAAGCATGGAACCTGCACCTGAGCATCTCGGAGTCGTGCCAAACAGCAGCACACCTGTTGCCTAACGAGGAAAAACACGCAGTCGAGCTGGTTTCCGAG GTTCATGAGACAAGATCGGACGCTTGTTCCTCTGATGATCAGGAAAGAGTGGCGACAAGGAAGCACAAGGCCGAGGCCAAAGCAAGTGAAGGTGGATCCGAACATTGGGCAAAGAGGGCCAAAACGGAGACTGAGGAGAGAGCTAAGGATGTGAAGAAGGCCAATACAGAGACTGACAAGAGAGCCGATGATGCGAATAAGGCCAATACCGAGGCTGAGGAGAGAgccgaggatgtgaagaagGCAAAAGCCAAGGGTATGGAGCAAGCTGAGGATGTGGAGATGGAAGAAAGCAAGAACAACAAGGGAGAGGAAAATGAGAATGAGAAGTCTACTGAGGAGATCATAGCAGAGTTTGAGAATATCTGTAAAGCCATGAGCGAGCATCTATCACTTCGGCAGATGCGTGAGATTCTGGAGGCAAATGGCGAAGTGAATGATGCTGTAGTCCCTGGATG TCAAGATGTTCTATTTTGTGGGACGTCAGACAATTGCCCTGCTTGTGGTGGCACTTTGAAGATGTCCTAG
- the LOC121743505 gene encoding beta-1,6-galactosyltransferase GALT29A-like, which yields MYHSMKRTLRPLYTVLLLLALAGTLTLRVALHHQNRTSYLRYDAASASASASASPPPPKPPPFNDTLLRFAAVDAADAKLKKEIEDLLEGNFASRGRQRSFLSSGKYHIDVRLRTARGIPLQLRSPEFHRIWQKFRRHLSDWARNRRFFHPDIMSELVSGIKSSIDDFNGVRRSIEKYRSCAVVGNSGILLKSDHGNLIDSHEIVIRLNNARIRGFERNVGFKTNISFANSNILHLCARREGCFCQPYGANVAMIMYICQPAHFLDYLVCNASHKSPLIVTDPRFDALCARIVKYYSLKRFVATTGKDPVEWASAHDAVNFHYSSGMQAVMVALGVCERVSVFGFGKSKEARHHYHTNQKAELSLHDYEAEYQFYRDLQRSEAEVAVPYVSDKFKFPPFVMYH from the coding sequence ATGTACCACTCGATGAAGCGCACTCTGCGGCCGCTCTACACCGTGCTGCTGCTCCTCGCCCTCGCCGGAACCCTAACCCTCAGAGTCGCGCTTCATCACCAGAACCGAACCTCCTACCTCCGATACGACGCCGCATCCGCATCCGCATCCGCATCAGCATCACCTCCACCCCCCAAACCGCCGCCGTTCAACGATACGCTCCTCCGATTCGCCGCCGTAGACGCCGCCGATGCCAAATTGAAGAAGGAGATCGAGGATTTGCTTGAGGGGAATTTCGCCAGCCGCGGCCGCCAACGCTCGTTCCTTTCCTCGGGGAAGTACCACATCGATGTGAGGCTGCGGACAGCGCGGGGGATACCGCTGCAGCTCCGATCGCCTGAGTTTCACCGCATTTGGCAGAAATTCCGGCGGCATCTGAGCGATTGGGCGAGGAATCGGAGGTTTTTCCACCCGGATATAATGTCGGAGCTCGTGAGTGGGATCAAATCCTCGATCGATGATTTCAATGGCGTGAGACGATCAATTGAGAAGTATAGGAGCTGCGCCGTCGTCGGAAACAGTGGAATTTTACTGAAATCGGATCACGGAAACCTAATCGACAGCCACGAAATCGTGATCCGATTGAACAACGCTCGGATTAGGGGATTCGAGCGCAATGTAGGTTTCAAAACGAACATCTCCTTCGCCAACAGCAACATTTTGCATCTCTGCGCTAGGAGAGAGGGCTGCTTCTGCCAACCTTATGGCGCGAACGTCGCCATGATCATGTACATTTGCCAGCCGGCGCATTTCCTCGACTATTTAGTCTGCAACGCATCTCACAAATCGCCATTGATCGTCACCGATCCGCGATTCGACGCCTTATGCGCGAGGATCGTGAAGTACTACTCGTTGAAGAGGTTCGTTGCGACGACTGGGAAGGATCCGGTGGAGTGGGCGTCGGCTCACGACGCGGTGAACTTCCACTACTCCTCTGGGATGCAGGCGGTGATGGTGGCGCTGGGGGTTTGCGAGAGGGTGAGCGTTTTCGGCTTTGGGAAATCGAAGGAGGCGAGGCACCATTACCACACGAACCAGAAGGCGGAGCTCTCGCTTCATGATTACGAGGCGGAGTATCAGTTCTACAGGGATTTACAGAGATCGGAGGCGGAGGTGGCGGTGCCGTATGTCTCAGATAAGTTCAAGTTTCCCCCTTTTGTAATGTACCATTGA
- the LOC121743202 gene encoding protein SUPPRESSOR OF K(+) TRANSPORT GROWTH DEFECT 1, which yields MYSNFKEQAIEYVRQAVAEDNAGNYAKAFPLYMNALEYFKTHLKYEKNPKIKEAITQKFTEYLRRAEEIRAVLDEGGSGPAANGDAAVATRPKTKPKDGKDGEGEDGDKEKLRAGLNSAIVREKPNVKWNDVAGLESAKQALQEAVILPVKFPQFFTGKRRPWRAFLLYGPPGTGKSYLAKAVATEADSTFFSVSSSDLVSKWMGESEKLVSNLFQMARESSPSIIFVDEIDSLCGQRGEGNESEASRRIKTELLVQMQGVGHNDDKVLVLAATNTPYALDQAIRRRFDKRIYIPLPDVKARQHMFKVHLGDTPHNLTESDFESLARKTEGFSGSDISVCVKDVLFEPVRKTQDAMFFIKTPSGSWVPCGPKQPGAVQITMQELAAKGLAAQINPPPISKTDFDKVLARQRPTVSKSDLDVHERFTKEFGEEG from the exons ATGTATAGCAATTTCAAGGAGCAAGCGATCGAGTATGTCCGGCAAGCCGTCGCCGAGGATAACGCCGGAAACTACGCCAAGGCTTTCCCTCTTTACATGAACGCGCTCGAGTATTTCAAGACGCACCTCAAGTACGAGAAGAACCCTAAGATTAAGGAGGCGATCACGCAGAAGTTCACCGAGTACCTGCGTCGGGCGGAGGAGATCCGCGCCGTGCTCGACGAGGGGGGATCGGGCCCCGCCGCGAATGGGGATGCGGCGGTGGCGACGCGACCGAAGACCAAGCCCAAGGACGGGAAGGACGGTGAGGGGGAGGATGGGGATAAGGAGAAGCTTCGGGCCGGGCTCAACTCGGCGATTGTTAGGGAGAAGCCCAATGTTAAGTGGAATGATGTGGCTGGATTGGAGAGCGCGAAGCAGGCACTGCAGGAGGCCGTGATTCTCCCCGTGAAGTTCCCGCAGTTCTTTACTG GTAAGAGACGCCCTTGGAGGGCTTTTCTTTTGTATGGTCCTCCTGGAACGGGAAAGTCATACTTGGCCAAGGCTGTTGCCACTGAAGCTGACTCAACATTTTTCAG TGTTTCTTCTTCAGACTTGGTTTCAAAATGGATGGGTGAAAGTGAAAAACTAGTTTCTAATCTCTTTCAAATGGCACGTGAAAGTTCCCCCTCAATCATATTTGTTGATGAAATAGATTCCCTCTGTGGACAGCGTGGGGAAGGGAATGAAAGTGAAGCATCTCGACGAATCAAAACAGAATTGCTTGTGCAGATGCAG GGGGTGGGACACAATGATGACAAAGTTCTTGTTCTTGCTGCCACTAACACTCCTTATGCTCTTGATCAG GCTATAAGGCGGCGGTTTGACAAGCGGATTTATATCCCTCTACCAGATGTGAAGGCACGTCAGCACATGTTCAAG GTGCATTTAGGAGATACTCCTCATAACTTGACTGAAAGCGACTTTGAAAGCCTAGCACGTAAAACAGAAGGTTTTTCTGGTTCAGATATTTCTGTTTGT GTTAAAGACGTCCTATTTGAGCCTGTACGGAAAACACAAGATGCAATGTTCTTCATCAAGACACCCAGTGGCTCATGGGTGCCATGTGGACCCAAGCAACCTGGTGCCGTCCAGATAACAATGCAGGAGCTTGCTGCGAAAGGACTTGCTGCACAG ATCAACCCACCTCCTATATCAAAAACAGACTTTGACAAGGTGCTTGCAAGGCAACGACCAACTGTGAGCAAATCTGATCTCGATGTGCATGAGAGATTCACAAAGGAATTTGGCGAGGAAGGCTGA
- the LOC121742937 gene encoding protein SUPPRESSOR OF K(+) TRANSPORT GROWTH DEFECT 1-like, whose protein sequence is MYSNFKEQAIEYVRQAVAEDNAGNYAKAFPLYMNALEYFKTHLKYEKNPKIKEAITQKFTEYLRRAEEIRAVLDEGGSGPAENGDAAVATRPKTKPKDGKDGEGEDGDKEKLRAGLNSAIVREKPNVKWNDVAGLESAKQALQEAVILPVKFPQFFTGKRRPWRAFLLYGPPGTGKSYLAKAVATEADSTFFSVSSSDLVSKWMGESEKLVSNLFQMARESSPSIIFVDEIDSLCGQRGEGNESEASRRIKTELLVQMQGVGHNDDKVLVLAATNTPYALDQAIRRRFDKRIYIPLPDVKARQHMFKVHLGDTPHNLNESDFESLARKTEGFSGSDISVCVKDVLFEPVRKTQDAMFFINTPSGSWVPCGPKQPGAVQITMQELAAKGLAAQINPPPISKTDFDKVLARQRPTVSKSDLDVHERFTKEFGEEG, encoded by the exons ATGTATAGCAATTTCAAGGAGCAAGCGATCGAGTATGTCCGGCAAGCCGTCGCCGAGGATAACGCCGGAAACTATGCCAAGGCTTTCCCGCTGTACATGAACGCGCTCGAGTATTTCAAGACGCACCTCAAGTATGAGAAAAACCCTAAGATTAAGGAGGCGATCACGCAGAAGTTTACCGAGTACCTGCGCCGGGCCGAGGAGATCCGCGCTGTGCTCGACGAGGGGGGATCGGGCCCCGCCGAGAATGGGGACGCGGCGGTGGCGACTCGGCCGAAGACCAAGCCCAAGGACGGGAAGGACGGTGAGGGGGAGGATGGGGATAAGGAGAAGCTTCGGGCCGGGCTCAACTCGGCGATTGTTAGGGAGAAGCCGAATGTTAAGTGGAATGATGTGGCTGGATTGGAGAGTGCGAAGCAGGCACTGCAGGAGGCCGTGATTCTCCCCGTGAAGTTCCCGCAGTTCTTTACTG GTAAGAGGCGCCCTTGGAGGGCTTTTCTTTTGTATGGTCCTCCTGGAACGGGAAAGTCATACTTGGCCAAGGCTGTTGCCACTGAAGCTGACTCAACATTTTTCAG TGTTTCTTCTTCAGACTTGGTTTCAAAATGGATGGGTGAAAGTGAAAAACTAGTCTCCAATCTCTTTCAAATGGCACGTGAAAGTTCTCCCTCAATCATATTTGTTGATGAAATAGATTCCCTCTGTGGACAGCGTGGGGAAGGGAATGAAAGTGAAGCATCTAGACGAATCAAAACAGAATTGCTTGTGCAGATGCAG GGGGTGGGACACAATGATGACAAAGTTCTTGTTCTTGCTGCCACTAACACTCCTTATGCTCTTGATCAG GCTATAAGGCGGCGGTTTGACAAGCGAATTTATATCCCTCTACCAGATGTGAAGGCACGGCAGCACATGTTCAAG GTGCATTTAGGAGATACTCCTCATAACTTGAATGAAAGCGACTTTGAAAGCCTAGCTCGTAAAACAGAAGGTTTTTCTGGTTCAGATATATCTGTCTGT GTTAAAGATGTCCTATTTGAGCCTGTACGGAAAACACAAGATGCAATGTTCTTCATTAACACACCTAGTGGCTCATGGGTGCCATGTGGACCCAAGCAACCTGGTGCCGTCCAGATAACCATGCAGGAGCTTGCTGCAAAAGGACTTGCTGCACAG ATCAACCCACCTCCAATATCAAAAACAGACTTTGACAAGGTGCTTGCGAGGCAAAGGCCAACGGTGAGCAAATCAGATCTTGATGTGCATGAGAGATTCACAAAGGAATTTGGCGAGGAAGGCTGA
- the LOC121744298 gene encoding subtilisin-like serine-protease S isoform X2, which yields MQHYVVYMGEHSFEDSESVITANHEMLTSVMGSHEGAQGAVVHHYTKTFRGFSAMLTSDQARKLQESDSVVSVFESKTSRIHTTHSWEFLGVTNLENSHQSLKDSTSDTIIGVIDSGTCSPLECLFIC from the exons ATGCAGCATTATGTAGTTTACATGGGTGAGCACTCGTTCGAGGACTCAGAGTCAGTGATCACAGCTAACCATGAGATGCTTACCTCGGTAATGGGAAG TCACGAGGGGGCGCAGGGTGCAGTGGTCCACCATTATACGAAGACGTTCAGAGGCTTCTCCGCAATGCTAACCTCGGATCAAGCAAGAAAGCTCCAAG AGAGTGATTCAGTAGTATCTGTGTTCGAGAGCAAGACAAGCCGTATCCATACAACGCACTCGTGGGAATTTCTTGGTGTAACCAACTTGGAAAATAGCCATCAATCGTTGAAGGACTCTACATCCGACACGATCATTGGAGTTATTGATTCGGGTACATGCTCTCCTCTAGAATGTCTGTTTATATGCTAA
- the LOC121744298 gene encoding subtilisin-like serine-protease S isoform X1, with amino-acid sequence MQHYVVYMGEHSFEDSESVITANHEMLTSVMGSHEGAQGAVVHHYTKTFRGFSAMLTSDQARKLQGSSVPELNISYKNHLCSDNNLFLLTAESDSVVSVFESKTSRIHTTHSWEFLGVTNLENSHQSLKDSTSDTIIGVIDSGTCSPLECLFIC; translated from the exons ATGCAGCATTATGTAGTTTACATGGGTGAGCACTCGTTCGAGGACTCAGAGTCAGTGATCACAGCTAACCATGAGATGCTTACCTCGGTAATGGGAAG TCACGAGGGGGCGCAGGGTGCAGTGGTCCACCATTATACGAAGACGTTCAGAGGCTTCTCCGCAATGCTAACCTCGGATCAAGCAAGAAAGCTCCAAGGTTCGTCCGTTCCTGAACTCAATATCTCTTACAAGAATCATCTGTGTTCTGATAACAATTTGTTTCTTTTGACTGCAGAGAGTGATTCAGTAGTATCTGTGTTCGAGAGCAAGACAAGCCGTATCCATACAACGCACTCGTGGGAATTTCTTGGTGTAACCAACTTGGAAAATAGCCATCAATCGTTGAAGGACTCTACATCCGACACGATCATTGGAGTTATTGATTCGGGTACATGCTCTCCTCTAGAATGTCTGTTTATATGCTAA
- the LOC121744622 gene encoding subtilisin-like serine-protease S, whose protein sequence is MILRLGVWPESKSFNDYGLGPVPMKFKGVCSTGENFTLSNCNRKIIGARFYYQGFVAESGPLESFNETFFLSARDSDGHGTHTASTIAGSEVPNISVFGIGKGTVRGGATRARLAIYKACWFGFCSDADILSAMDDAVSDGVDVISMSLGPGPPQSVYFRDANSIGSFHAFQKGVVVSASAGNSFLPGTVTNAAPWILTVAASTMDREIQSNIYLGNSQLIRGFSINPFQMNNYYGLVVGSAAAAAGVPSANARYFPCSRS, encoded by the exons ATGATCCTACGTTTAGGGGTGTGGCCCGAGTCCAAGAGCTTCAACGACTACGGGCTAGGTCCAGTGCCCATGAAATTCAAGGGTGTGTGCTCAACCGGTGAAAACTTCACCCTGTCAAACTGCAACAG AAAAATAATAGGAGCAAGATTTTACTACCAAGGATTTGTAGCAGAATCCGGGCCTCTTGAATCGTTCAACGAGACATTTTTCCTGTCGGCCAGAGACTCTGATGGTCACGGAACACACACTGCATCCACCATTGCTGGCTCAGAGGTTCCCAACATCAGCGTGTTTGGAATAGGGAAAGGCACAGTGAGAGGAGGCGCAACAAGAGCTCGTCTGGCAATCTACAAGGCTTGCTGGTTTGGCTTCTGCAGTGATGCAGACATCCTTTCCGCGATGGATGATGCAGTCAGTGATGGCGTGGATGTTATATCAATGTCGCTCGGACCAGGTCCGCCCCAGTCTGTCTACTTCAGAGATGCAAATTCCATTGGAAGCTTTCACGCGTTCCAGAAAGGAGTAGTCGTTTCTGCATCAGCTGGTAACAGCTTTCTCCCCGGAACTGTGACCAATGCTGCTCCGTGGATCCTCACTGTCGCAGCGAGCACCATGGATCGTGAGATTCAGAGTAATATATATCTAGGAAATTCACAACTTATAAGG GGTTTTAGCATAAACCCTTTTCAGATGAACAACTACTACGGTTTGGTGGTTGGGAGTGCAGCAGCAGCGGCTGGGGTTCCCTCTGCAAACGCGAGGTACTTTCCTTGTTCTCGTTCTTGA